The DNA window CGGAACTGGGCGAAGAACGTCTGGCCCAGTTGGATATTGAGGAAGAGCCTATTGGGACGGCATCGCTGGCGCAAGTCCATCGGGCCCGTTGCCGGGCCAACGGTCTGGAAGTCTGCCTGAAGGTCCAGTATCCCGGCGTGGCGAAAGCGGTCGACTCGGACCTCGACTCGGTTGCCCAGCTTTTGCGCGTGGCCCGGGTTGTGTCCTTCGGACCGGATTTCGACGAGTGGCTCGAAGAGGTCCGCGCTATGATGCACCGTGAGGTGGACTATGAGATGGAAGCGCGCACAACCGAATCTTTTCGCCAGAAGCTCAGCGGCGATAGCCGTTTTGTCGTTCCTCGGGTACTCCCGGAGTTTTCCAACGCACGGGTGATGACCTCAACCTACGAGCCCGGACACAGTCTCACCTCGTCGACCGTCCAGGGGCTTTCGCTTGAGCGCCGCTCAGCGCTTGGACAGGCCGCGCTCTCGCTTTTTCTGAGCGAGCTGTTCCTGTGGGGTGAAATCCAGACCGATCCCAACTTCGGGAACTACCGTATACGCCTCGGCGATGACGGCCAGCCAGACCAGATCGTGCTTCTCGACTTCGGCGCCGTGCAGCGCTACGACGACACATTCCTGAACCCGGTCAGGGAGATGATACAGGCCTCCTACGAACGTGACCTGGACGCCGTCATAAAAGGCGGCATTACGCTCAGGTTTATGGATCAGAGTTGGCCTGAGGATATTCTGAAACGCTTTGGCGAGGTCTGCATGGCGGTGCTTGAACCGCTCAGCCCGGACTCGATCGAGAAGCCAGAGTATGCCGTCAATGAGCAGGGACAGTACCGCTGGAAGCAAAGTGATCTGCCCAACCGGGTGGCGCGCCAGGCGACGCGGTCGGCAATTAGCCGGTACTTTCGTATTCCGCCCCGGGAATTTATCTTTCTCAACCGTAAGCTCGTGGGCGTCTATACGTTCATCGCAGTGTTATGCGCCGAGTTTGACGGGGAACCCATCCTCCGCCGCTATCTGTACGGGGACCTGAAACGGGCTTGATCAGACGGTTTGCGCTCAGCCAGCGGGCTGGCGCCGATGGTCTGCAGGCCCGCGACCGCAGGTGACCGTAACGTTTCGATCTTCCCGCGCGCGACCCGCCGAACCTGTGCGCAGCTCTCGCCGCTTATAAGCCGGCGTCAGGGCAGGACTGCAAGTACCAGTGCGTAGCGTACGCCCTTACCGATGAAAACCAGTATAAAGAAGGGCAGCCACTTCACCCGCATAGTGCCCGCGATCAGTGTCAGCGGATCGCCGATGACCGGTAGCCACGCCAGCAACAATGTCCAGATACCGTAGCGGTTGAACTGGACCTGGGCCCGCTCGATCTGGTCCGGCTTGAACGGAAACCAGCGGCGGTCCTGGAAGTGAACCAGCCCGCGGCCCATGGCTGCGTTAACTGCAGACCCGAGTGTATTTCCCGCCGTCGCGATCAGTAACAGTGTGATCCAGGCGCCGGGGTCCGCGTAGTAAAGGTAGCCGAGGGTCACTTCGGAGTAGAAGGGCAACACGGTGGCTGCGAGAAAGGCGCTGAGAAAAAGGCCGGCGTATGAGGTCACAGACCAGCCCCCGGCTTTGTCCGGCCTGACTGGCAGAATGCAAAGAGCTTGGGCTTGTTGATGGGGGTTGGCGCTGGTCGCTCCATACGCTCTGCCTCTTCGCACGTCCGTGTGTTGGGTCTGGGTCTTGCGGGGCGAATCTCATTGATGGTCGCACACCCCGCTTGCTGAGCAGGGCTATTCGCCGGCATTACCACCCTTGTGGTTGCCACGTTCGCTCATTTCTTTCGGCGCACCGGATGCGTCCAGGCTGGCGGTTGCGTCTTCGTTGCGGCGGCGACGTCCGGCCTGCTCTCTGACGTGTCGCTTTGCTGTTTCGCCTGTGACGTTGAACCAGTCCAGGTGCTTTTTCCATACCGCAGCCGATATGTTGTCTGGTTTTTCCATGCTTACATCTCCTGAACGGCTATGCCTGGCCCGGGCAACGCCCTATGGGGCAGAGCCGGACCATAGGGCCTCAATTAAAGCTCGAAGGTCGCTTTGAGTTTTTTGGGAACCAGCTTGTTGGCAGGCCGCGCCACTTTCGGCAGGCCATTCTCGAAGGGCGGGTAGTCTTCCCCGGCAATAAGAGGCAAGAGGTATTCCCGGCAATCAGCCGTTATGCCAAAGCCATCATCACGAATGTAATGGATGGGCATTTTCTTTTCCTGGTTGGCCACCTCGCCCAGCGGAACTTCGCCAATGGACCAACGATAGGGTGAGTTCTGCTCGCGCCTGATGATGGGCATAACGGCGTTCTTGCCGTTCATCGCGAACTCGACAGCGGCCTCGCCAACGGCGTAGGCCTGACGCACATCGGTTTCGGAGGCGATATGCCGGGCTGCCCGCTGCAGGTAGTCTGACACCGCCCAGTGGAACTTATACCCCAGAGCCTGCTTGACCATGTTAGCAAGCACCGGTGCCACGCCACCCAGCTGGGTATGGCCAAACGCATCGCGTCCGCCGGCGTCGGCGATGAAATGACCATCTTCGTACTGTGCGCCTTCGGACGCGACAACGACGCAATAGCCGTATTCCTTGACGCAGTGATCCACGCGCGCAAGGAAAGCCTCCCGGTCAAATGCAATCTCCGGGAACAGAATGATGTGCGGAGCCTGATCATGGCCTTTTCCCGCCAGCCCTGCGGACGCCGCGATCCAGCCTGCGTGACGCCCCATGACCTCGAGAATGAACACTTTGGTCGAGGACTCACACATGGACTCAATATCCAGGCTGGCTTCCAGCGTCGAGGTGGCGACGTATTTCGCCACGGAGCCAAAACCCGGACAGTTGTCGGTAAAAGGCAGGTCATTATCGACCGTTTTGGGGATGCCAATGGCAGTGATGGGGTAGCCCAGGCGTTCGCTGAGCTGCGAAATTTTGTAGGCGGTATCCTGGGAGTCACCGCCGCCGTTATAGAAGAAGTAACCGATATCGTGGGCCCGGAAGACCTCGATCAGGCGCTCGTATTCGCGCTTGTTCTCATCAAAGTTCTTGAGCTTGTGGCGGCAGGACCCAAACGCCCCTCCTGGAGTGTAGCGCAGGGCCGCAATGGTCTCGTCCGTCTCAAGGCTGGTGTCGATCAGTTCTTCGCGTAACGCGCCGATAATGCCGTTGCGCCCGGCATAGACTTTGCCGATCCTGTCGGGGTATTTGCGTGCTGTCTGCAACACGCCGCAGGCACTGGCATTAATGACAGCGGTAACACCGCCAGACTGAGCGTAAAATGCGTTTTTGACCGCCATGGAAAGGGTGAGCCTCTTGCCGTTGAATACTGCGGGAATGATACGCGAAGGGCGACCGGTCGGCCACAGCTCCAGCGCTGACACAGCACAAGCGTTAACCCGGGGTCATGGCCAGGCGATGGCTTTTTACCTATGATCTGTCTGGTTTCCCACTTTACTGGCCGTGCTTATCCGCGTGGCTGAAAACTGAAGGCATTTATGCACATTCATATACTGGGTATCTGCGGCACGTTCATGGGTAGCCTGGCGGTTATCGCTCGCCAACTCGGGCATCGGGTGACGGGTTCGGACCAACAGGTCTATCCGCCGATGAGTACGCAGCTTGAGCAAGAAGGTATCGAGCTGGCCGAAGGTTACAAGGCAGAGCACCTGAAACCGGCGCCTGATCTGGTCCTGATCGGTAACGCCCTGTCGCGGGGCAATGCGGCGGTTGAATATGTACTAAATCGTAATATTCCCTATCTCTCAGGTCCTGAATGGCTCGCGCGCGAGGTGCTGCGCGACCGTTGGGTCCTGGCCGTTGCCGGAACTCATGGCAAGACCTCGACTACAGCCATGCTGATGTGGATTCTGGAACAGGCAGGGTTTGACGCAGGCTACCTGATAGGCGGCGTACCGAACGACTTCGCCGCGTCGGCGCGTCTCGGAACCAGCGATTTCTTTGTCATTGAGGCGGATGAGTACGACAGTGCTTTTTTCGACAAGCGCTCGAAGTTCGTCCACTACCGGCCGCGGACACTGATCCTCAATAACCTGGAGTACGACCACGCCGACATTTTTGATTCGGTTGAGGCTATCGAGCGCCAGGTGCACCATCTGGTCCGGACGGTGCCGGCAACGGGGCTGATCATCAGGCCTGCCCGTGATAGCCACCTGGACCGAGCGCTGGCGATGGGGTGCTGGTCGCCCATACAGAGCACGGCGATTGGTGGTGAAACTGATCTGGCAGACTGGCAGGGCGAGCTGATCACTGACGACGGCAGCGAGTTTATGGTGGTACACCACCAGCAACCCGTGGGGAACGTCCGGTGGAAGATGACCGGCCTGCATAACGTGCGCAACGCGCTGGTGGCGATCGCCGCGGCGAAACACGTGGGCGTTACCCCTGATCATGCGATTGCCGCGCTGAGCCGGTTTTCCGGCGTCAAACGTCGGATGGAACTGCTCGGCTCAGCTCAGGGCGTGTCGGTCTATGATGATTTCGCCCATCATCCTACGGCGATCGCCTCGACGCTTGAGGGGCTGAGAAACAGCGTCGGTGACGACTACATCATTGCGCTTATCGAGCCTCGCTCCAACACCATGAAGATGGGCGTCCACCAAAGCACGCTGTTGGCATCGGCAGCCGCGGCGGACCAGGTTGTCTGGGCAGATCTTGGTGGTTCAGAATGGCTTGGCGCATTGGTCGAAGGTGCCGACGCCAAGCATACGCTGGCGCAATCGGTCGACGAAATACTGCACCAGCTTGGCGACGACTTGCCCAGGCCCTGCCACATCGTCGCCATGAGCAATGGGGGCTTCGGCGGGTTGCATAAGCGTCTGGTCGCACAGCTGGAGGTCGGTTTTGGACAATGATGCCGCGGCCGTGCATACCGTCAATCTCGCGTTCACAGGCGCGTCGGGCGCGCCTTATGGTCTGCGGCTGCTGGAGTGCCTGTTACAGGCGGGCCGCCGGGTAAACCTGATGGTCTCCCGGCCCGCGCAGGTGGTACTCGCCACAGAGACTGATCTTAAGCTGCCGGGAACCCCGGCGGCGATGGCGGAATACCTGGCCGGTCTGTTTGGTGCGGCCCCGGGCCAGCTCAACGTATTCGGGCGCGAAAACTGGTTCGCGCCGCCCGCTTCAGGCTCCGGCGAGCCCAGTCCTCTGGTCATCTGTCCCTGCAGCACCGGTACGCTCTCGGCGCTTGCCACCGGGGCAAGCAACAACCTTATCGAGCGGGCAGGGGATGTTGCTCTGAAAGAGCGGCGTAAACTGATTCTGGTGCCCCGCGAAGCGCCTTACTCGGAGATTCATCTGGAGAACATGCTGCGGCTGACACGCATGGGTGCGACCATTATTCCGGCCAGCCCCGGTTTCTATCATTCGCCCCGGGATATTTCAGACCTTGTGGATTTTATCGTTGCCCGAATTCTCGACCATCTGGGCATCGGGCAGGAACTCATTCCGCGATGGGGTGAAGAAAAGAACCGCGAGCGCGACGAGGAGTAGTTATGGCGGCCGTCCAACCCCTCGACTGGAATAGCCTTCCTGCTGCCGTCTGGCGACGCCACAGGCAAGCGTTGCGCCCGGTTACCAGAATCGACCCGGTGCGCCTCGAAAGCCTGCAGGGCATCGAGCGGCAAAAGCAGGCGCTGGTCGCCAATACCGAACGTTTTATTGAAGGTCTTCCCGCGAACAACGTGCTGCTCTGGGGCGCACGGGGTACTGGCAAGTCGTCTCTGATCAAGGGCCTGCTGAACCAATACTTTGGCCGTGGCCTGCGGATCATCCAAGTGGACAAGGATGACCTGGTATTCCTGCCCGAGATCGTCGATGACATTGTTGATCAGCCACAGCGCTTCGTGGTCTTCTGCGATGACCTGTCGTTCGAGGCGGGAGACGCAGGCTATAAGGCCCTCAAGAGTATCCTGGAAGGATCCATCGAATTGCCTCCGGAAAACGTTCTGGTATATGCCACGTCTAATCGCAGGCACCTGATGCCCGAGTACATGAGTGATAACGAGTCCGTCCAGCATCGTGATGGAGAGGTTCATCCCGGTGAAGCCATAGAAGAGCAGATCTCGTTGTCGGACCGGTTTGGCCTCTGGCTGTCCTTCTATCCCTTCCGTGAGAATGAGTACCTGGCGACAGTGGATGCGCTCTTCCCCAGCCATCCTGATCGGGAGGAGTTGCACCGGCAGGCTCTGCTTTTCGCCATGACGCGAGGCGGGCGCAGTGGACGAACAGCTCAGCAGTTCTACCGCAGCCACGCCCGGCGCGCTGACGCCGATCCGACCTGAGAGTCCCGCTCGACACCAGGTCGTCCCTTCGCCGCGTTTTTCTGCCAACCCGAATGATACATTTTGTCATTGAGCCAGGTGGGCTCTGATTCCAGACTGTTCGCCGACATATAACGATCTGCGGTGCCAGCGGTTCAGCTGCACCGTGCCCGCCCTGGACTGGAGATAACAATGATTGCACGCCCACTTTTCGATGCTGACCTGATCGGATTCAGAGACAGTGTTCGCAAATTTCTGGAAAACGAAGCCGCGCCCTTTCATCGCCAGTGGGAGAAGGACGGCCAGGTCAGCCGGGAATTGTGGGAAAAAGCGGGCGAGCTGGGGTTTCTGTGCCCAACGCTACCGGAAGAGTTCGGCGGCTCTGGTGCTGACTTTCGCTACAGCGCGGTGGTGATTGAGGAGATAGCGCGTCAAGGGTTGTCCGGCATCGGCTTTCCCCTGCACTCCGATATAGTTGCGCCATACATCCTTGCCTACGGTACGGCCGCTCAGAAAGAGCGTTATCTGCCAAAAATGGCGTCGGGCGAATTTATCACGGCAATTGCCATGACCGAACCGGGTGCCGGCTCGGACCTGCAGGGGGTCAAGTCCACCGCAATCCGCAAAGGTGACCACTATGTCCTGAATGGTTCCAAAACCTTCATTACCAACGGCCAAATGGCCGACCTGGTAATCGTGGTGGCTAAAACCGACCCCAGCGCCGGCGCCAAGGGCACGAGCCTCTTTCTGGTTGAGTCAGCCTGGGAAGGTTTCGAGAAGGGGCAGAACCTGGAAAAGGTGGGTATGAAGGCTCAGGATACCTCGGAGCTCTTTTTCCAGGACGTTATGGTTCCCGCGGAAAATCTGCTGGGCTCCGCTGAGGGGCAGGGCTTTTTTCAGTTGATGCAGGAGCTTCCGCAGGAGCGGCTGCAGATTGGGCTTAGCGCCCTGGCCGCCTGTGAAGCTGCGTTTGAGTGGACCCTGAATTATGTCAAGGAGCGCAAGGCTTTCGGCAAGCCAGTCCTCCACTTCCAGAATACCCGGTTCAAGTTGGCCGAAATGAAGGCTGAAATAACCGCGGGCCGATGCTTCGTCGACCGCTGCCTTGAGCTGCACCTGGACAAGAAGCTTGATATCCCGACCGCAGCGATGCTCAAACAGTGGTCCAGCGATCTTCAGGGTCGCGTTATGGATGAATGCGTCCAGCTCCACGGCGGGTATGGTTACATGTGGGAATATCCGATTGCCCGGGCTTGGGCGGATTCCCGGGTGCAGCGCATCTACGCCGGGACCAACGAAATCATGAAGGAAATCGTCGCGCGGTCACTCTGAGCCATCACCTCGGGCGGCAGACATCTGGGCCATTTGCCCTCACAAACGCCGCCCCTGCGCAACTCCTGCAAATGCCAATCTCATCAAAGTACCGTGCTCAAGGTTCCTTTACAGTGGGGCGTTACCTCCTGTCGGCTCGGGTTAGGAACCAACATGCCCCGTAATTTACTGAATAGCTTTATTCTTGGCGCGATACTTCTTCTCGTCGGCTGCGACGGTTCGGAGTCCACCGCATATGATGAGGACGGTCGCGAGCAAGCCAATCCGATTGATAACAGCGCCCCGGGCACCTTGTCCGGTCGAGCTATGGATGGCTATCTGGTCGATGCCCGGGTCTGGCTGGATCTCGATGCCAACGGTCGACTGGACGACGGTGAGCCTGCTACTGCAACGACCACTAATGGTCGCTTCGAGCTCGACGTGTCTTCCCTGGCTAGAGATATAACCGTAGGGCCTGACCTGGACCCTCGGGATTACCCGCTGGCCCTGCTGGCGATCGCGGGCCAGACCATTGATGAGGACAATGGGCTGCCCGTGGATAAGTCCTTCGTGCTGCTGGCGCCTCCGGGTGCCAACGTCGTCAGCCCTTTCACCACCCTGGTTGAGCTTGAACGTCGGCTACGGGGCTCCGCAGGCGCCAGCACGATCAAGGAAGACGTAAGCGCGGCGACCGAGCGCGTCAAAGTTCGCCTGGGTCCGGCTCTGCAGGGCTTCAGCCTGCATCTGGATTATCTGCGCGGCGACAACTCGGCCCCAGCGATGCACGCACGCGTGATAAGTGAATTTCTCGCTGTTCAAACCA is part of the Hydrocarboniclastica marina genome and encodes:
- a CDS encoding ABC1 kinase family protein; protein product: MATNWFGSRETRDERHREMLSKQARYLVKELGDLKGSVVKIGQVMALYGEHFLPPEVTEALHTLEDQTSALDWSVIEKTLRAELGEERLAQLDIEEEPIGTASLAQVHRARCRANGLEVCLKVQYPGVAKAVDSDLDSVAQLLRVARVVSFGPDFDEWLEEVRAMMHREVDYEMEARTTESFRQKLSGDSRFVVPRVLPEFSNARVMTSTYEPGHSLTSSTVQGLSLERRSALGQAALSLFLSELFLWGEIQTDPNFGNYRIRLGDDGQPDQIVLLDFGAVQRYDDTFLNPVREMIQASYERDLDAVIKGGITLRFMDQSWPEDILKRFGEVCMAVLEPLSPDSIEKPEYAVNEQGQYRWKQSDLPNRVARQATRSAISRYFRIPPREFIFLNRKLVGVYTFIAVLCAEFDGEPILRRYLYGDLKRA
- a CDS encoding YqaA family protein, whose protein sequence is MTSYAGLFLSAFLAATVLPFYSEVTLGYLYYADPGAWITLLLIATAGNTLGSAVNAAMGRGLVHFQDRRWFPFKPDQIERAQVQFNRYGIWTLLLAWLPVIGDPLTLIAGTMRVKWLPFFILVFIGKGVRYALVLAVLP
- a CDS encoding 6-phosphofructokinase encodes the protein MAVKNAFYAQSGGVTAVINASACGVLQTARKYPDRIGKVYAGRNGIIGALREELIDTSLETDETIAALRYTPGGAFGSCRHKLKNFDENKREYERLIEVFRAHDIGYFFYNGGGDSQDTAYKISQLSERLGYPITAIGIPKTVDNDLPFTDNCPGFGSVAKYVATSTLEASLDIESMCESSTKVFILEVMGRHAGWIAASAGLAGKGHDQAPHIILFPEIAFDREAFLARVDHCVKEYGYCVVVASEGAQYEDGHFIADAGGRDAFGHTQLGGVAPVLANMVKQALGYKFHWAVSDYLQRAARHIASETDVRQAYAVGEAAVEFAMNGKNAVMPIIRREQNSPYRWSIGEVPLGEVANQEKKMPIHYIRDDGFGITADCREYLLPLIAGEDYPPFENGLPKVARPANKLVPKKLKATFEL
- the mpl gene encoding UDP-N-acetylmuramate:L-alanyl-gamma-D-glutamyl-meso-diaminopimelate ligase, which codes for MHIHILGICGTFMGSLAVIARQLGHRVTGSDQQVYPPMSTQLEQEGIELAEGYKAEHLKPAPDLVLIGNALSRGNAAVEYVLNRNIPYLSGPEWLAREVLRDRWVLAVAGTHGKTSTTAMLMWILEQAGFDAGYLIGGVPNDFAASARLGTSDFFVIEADEYDSAFFDKRSKFVHYRPRTLILNNLEYDHADIFDSVEAIERQVHHLVRTVPATGLIIRPARDSHLDRALAMGCWSPIQSTAIGGETDLADWQGELITDDGSEFMVVHHQQPVGNVRWKMTGLHNVRNALVAIAAAKHVGVTPDHAIAALSRFSGVKRRMELLGSAQGVSVYDDFAHHPTAIASTLEGLRNSVGDDYIIALIEPRSNTMKMGVHQSTLLASAAAADQVVWADLGGSEWLGALVEGADAKHTLAQSVDEILHQLGDDLPRPCHIVAMSNGGFGGLHKRLVAQLEVGFGQ
- a CDS encoding flavin prenyltransferase UbiX codes for the protein MDNDAAAVHTVNLAFTGASGAPYGLRLLECLLQAGRRVNLMVSRPAQVVLATETDLKLPGTPAAMAEYLAGLFGAAPGQLNVFGRENWFAPPASGSGEPSPLVICPCSTGTLSALATGASNNLIERAGDVALKERRKLILVPREAPYSEIHLENMLRLTRMGATIIPASPGFYHSPRDISDLVDFIVARILDHLGIGQELIPRWGEEKNRERDEE
- a CDS encoding ATP-binding protein, whose product is MAAVQPLDWNSLPAAVWRRHRQALRPVTRIDPVRLESLQGIERQKQALVANTERFIEGLPANNVLLWGARGTGKSSLIKGLLNQYFGRGLRIIQVDKDDLVFLPEIVDDIVDQPQRFVVFCDDLSFEAGDAGYKALKSILEGSIELPPENVLVYATSNRRHLMPEYMSDNESVQHRDGEVHPGEAIEEQISLSDRFGLWLSFYPFRENEYLATVDALFPSHPDREELHRQALLFAMTRGGRSGRTAQQFYRSHARRADADPT
- a CDS encoding acyl-CoA dehydrogenase family protein, with product MIARPLFDADLIGFRDSVRKFLENEAAPFHRQWEKDGQVSRELWEKAGELGFLCPTLPEEFGGSGADFRYSAVVIEEIARQGLSGIGFPLHSDIVAPYILAYGTAAQKERYLPKMASGEFITAIAMTEPGAGSDLQGVKSTAIRKGDHYVLNGSKTFITNGQMADLVIVVAKTDPSAGAKGTSLFLVESAWEGFEKGQNLEKVGMKAQDTSELFFQDVMVPAENLLGSAEGQGFFQLMQELPQERLQIGLSALAACEAAFEWTLNYVKERKAFGKPVLHFQNTRFKLAEMKAEITAGRCFVDRCLELHLDKKLDIPTAAMLKQWSSDLQGRVMDECVQLHGGYGYMWEYPIARAWADSRVQRIYAGTNEIMKEIVARSL